One genomic region from Prevotella sp. Rep29 encodes:
- a CDS encoding putative adhesin, translating into MLWKPRSPSPSRTKTFGSWDSNSTKITIPKNCAICFFNPHNQPLAFDSAEKCLYSLLKKDGIFTTEVPMSLYLPEVEMVNYSIGSGNKPGWMGNHKLGLYEVTSLNGEKQLNEVKTNGNFKDNIENIINALNNYNKGDEYILVVACRSN; encoded by the coding sequence TTGTTGTGGAAGCCACGCAGCCCTTCACCATCAAGGACGAAGACCTTTGGAAGTTGGGATTCTAACAGTACAAAAATCACTATTCCTAAAAATTGTGCTATCTGTTTTTTTAATCCACATAATCAACCCCTTGCTTTTGACTCTGCAGAAAAATGTCTGTATTCTCTTCTTAAGAAGGATGGAATTTTTACGACAGAAGTTCCTATGTCATTGTATTTGCCTGAAGTCGAAATGGTTAATTATTCAATTGGATCTGGTAATAAGCCAGGATGGATGGGAAATCATAAACTTGGGCTTTATGAAGTTACTTCATTAAATGGTGAAAAACAACTAAATGAGGTTAAAACAAATGGTAATTTCAAAGATAATATAGAGAATATAATCAATGCTCTAAACAATTATAACAAAGGGGATGAATACATCCTTGTTGTTGCATGTAGAAGTAATTGA
- a CDS encoding helix-turn-helix domain-containing protein, whose protein sequence is MDIVVLEKSAFEQLLSEVRQLTQRVEMLSCKCQDKRFQKWLTGEDVCEILEISQRSLQTMRSKHKICYAQLGRKFYYRPEEVELVVKQSGKYHHI, encoded by the coding sequence ATGGATATAGTAGTATTGGAAAAGAGTGCATTTGAGCAGTTGCTGTCAGAAGTCCGGCAACTGACTCAACGGGTGGAAATGCTTTCCTGTAAGTGTCAGGACAAACGATTTCAGAAATGGCTCACGGGTGAGGATGTCTGTGAGATTCTGGAAATCAGTCAGCGGTCATTGCAGACCATGCGTAGCAAGCATAAAATCTGTTATGCTCAGTTGGGGCGTAAGTTCTACTATCGGCCTGAAGAGGTGGAACTGGTTGTCAAGCAATCAGGCAAGTACCATCATATATAA
- a CDS encoding helix-turn-helix domain-containing protein: MEERILTVNDNVIAETLESLRKANRKANALMESYKPVLHGERLMTDGELATALRVSPRALRDYRNEGILPYIRMKGNILYRESDVERVLRRCIRGKMTLQSG; this comes from the coding sequence ATGGAAGAAAGAATACTTACCGTTAATGACAATGTGATTGCAGAGACATTGGAGTCATTGCGAAAAGCCAACAGAAAAGCGAATGCCTTGATGGAATCGTATAAGCCAGTCCTTCATGGCGAACGGCTGATGACTGATGGTGAATTGGCAACGGCTCTCCGTGTCAGCCCAAGAGCCTTACGTGATTATCGCAACGAAGGAATCCTGCCCTATATCCGCATGAAAGGTAACATACTCTATCGTGAATCTGATGTCGAAAGAGTTCTGAGGCGCTGTATAAGAGGCAAAATGACGCTGCAATCGGGTTAA